Proteins co-encoded in one Schaalia radingae genomic window:
- a CDS encoding alpha-L-fucosidase: protein MINFEHRTGPVFSPEPTYPQRDVPDWFQDAKLGIFVHWGLYSVPAWASLPEEGVQPDDEYAMHSYAEWYANTVRIPHSPAHIRHNKKYGIGTSYEDFAHMWHAEKFDPRAMVDLFVEAGARYLVPTTKHHDGFCLWNTDTTNFSAAQRGPQRDIIQEFHDSAREAKLKFGVYFSGAHDWHVAHFPPIESDRDLFVYRRNDPEFARYAADQLRELIDRFHPDILWNDIEWPDSGKSNEDYALASLFRKYFSTVPDGVVNDRWGIPYHGYLTREYSIIDSVIPEPWEATRGLGHSFGYNTNEDENNTLSAPALIDLLVDTVSKNGNLLINVGPRADGTIPELQQNSLRGLGQWLKTNGEAIYGTRVFTDADSRKSSQRYTRNDGELFIFVDPSQRSDVEIPSGCPSDASVRWLGNSSPAERNGLAVQIPDSLRSGSLAVCAVRMK, encoded by the coding sequence ATGATTAATTTCGAACATCGCACCGGCCCGGTTTTCTCTCCTGAGCCAACCTACCCGCAACGCGATGTGCCCGACTGGTTCCAGGATGCCAAACTCGGCATTTTTGTTCACTGGGGTCTCTACTCTGTTCCCGCCTGGGCATCGCTGCCTGAAGAAGGCGTACAGCCCGATGACGAATACGCGATGCATTCCTACGCCGAGTGGTATGCCAATACAGTGCGGATTCCGCACAGCCCGGCGCATATTCGCCACAACAAGAAGTACGGAATCGGGACCTCCTACGAGGATTTTGCGCACATGTGGCACGCGGAGAAGTTCGATCCGCGCGCGATGGTGGACCTTTTCGTTGAGGCAGGTGCGCGCTACCTCGTTCCCACAACCAAGCACCACGACGGTTTCTGCCTGTGGAACACGGACACCACGAACTTCTCAGCCGCGCAGCGAGGCCCCCAGCGCGACATCATTCAGGAGTTTCATGACAGTGCGCGCGAGGCAAAACTCAAGTTCGGCGTTTACTTCTCGGGCGCCCATGACTGGCACGTTGCGCATTTCCCGCCGATCGAATCGGACAGAGATCTGTTCGTCTACCGTCGCAATGACCCTGAATTTGCGCGCTACGCGGCCGATCAGCTGCGCGAGCTGATTGACCGCTTCCATCCCGACATTCTCTGGAACGACATCGAATGGCCCGACAGCGGAAAATCGAATGAGGATTACGCTCTGGCCTCGCTTTTCCGCAAATACTTCTCGACTGTTCCCGATGGTGTCGTGAACGATCGTTGGGGTATTCCCTACCATGGCTACCTGACGCGCGAGTACAGCATCATCGACTCAGTGATCCCCGAGCCGTGGGAAGCAACACGTGGTCTGGGGCATTCATTCGGCTACAACACCAATGAAGACGAGAACAACACCCTGTCAGCACCAGCCCTGATTGATCTACTCGTCGACACTGTCTCCAAGAACGGCAATCTGCTCATCAATGTCGGACCACGCGCCGATGGCACGATCCCGGAGCTCCAGCAAAACTCGCTGCGCGGCCTGGGACAGTGGTTGAAGACGAACGGCGAGGCGATCTACGGCACGCGCGTCTTTACCGATGCTGACAGTAGGAAGTCCTCGCAACGCTACACGCGCAATGATGGTGAACTCTTCATCTTCGTGGATCCTTCTCAGCGCAGCGACGTTGAGATTCCGTCAGGGTGCCCGAGCGATGCGTCTGTTCGCTGGCTCGGTAATTCGTCACCGGCTGAGCGCAACGGCCTCGCGGTACAGATTCCGGACAGCCTACGTTCAGGTTCCCTCGCGGTGTGCGCAGTGCGTATGAAGTAG
- a CDS encoding ROK family transcriptional regulator, with amino-acid sequence MIIEAVASGSATTRSDLSTLLKLSPSTVSVRVQALLENNVLREAGAGKSKGGRRPQVLETAGTPSTFAAIDMGGAHVRFGVFDTQGNLLASWEASLDLSLPPRDVLSSALDSLTGADLDVDLDATLRGISLGVPAPVNQELQRIDVGARMAGWTHFPIREWMESHIDVPVAVENDANLMALGEARHHPEIERSITVKAGAAIGSGIVVDGKIYHGASGMAGDISHVRSHRSTDRPCGCGNIGCLETIASGVALVERARANGMSITSLPELVARAHEGDSAATTLIRDAGRALGEVLCSVVGFANPNALFIGGRLSTLEIFIASIRSELYGGCHPLVTRNLLISQATLGADAGIYGGFELIRDTVFHLPALIH; translated from the coding sequence ATGATTATCGAAGCGGTTGCAAGTGGTTCTGCGACGACACGTTCAGACCTCTCGACTCTCCTTAAGTTATCGCCTTCTACCGTTTCGGTGCGAGTGCAGGCACTTCTCGAGAACAACGTGTTACGTGAGGCCGGAGCGGGTAAGTCCAAAGGTGGCAGGCGTCCTCAGGTTCTTGAGACGGCTGGCACCCCCAGCACGTTCGCCGCCATTGACATGGGCGGCGCCCATGTTCGCTTCGGAGTGTTCGACACGCAAGGGAACCTGCTGGCCTCGTGGGAAGCGTCTCTTGACCTGTCTTTACCGCCCCGGGATGTTCTGTCCAGCGCCCTTGACTCACTTACAGGAGCCGATCTGGACGTCGACCTTGACGCGACGCTTCGTGGCATCAGCCTTGGCGTTCCGGCACCTGTGAACCAGGAACTCCAACGCATCGACGTGGGGGCACGCATGGCAGGGTGGACTCACTTCCCTATTCGCGAATGGATGGAATCTCACATCGATGTGCCCGTCGCGGTCGAGAACGACGCGAACCTCATGGCATTGGGCGAAGCCCGTCACCATCCGGAAATCGAGCGCTCCATTACCGTTAAAGCTGGTGCCGCCATCGGCAGCGGCATCGTGGTGGACGGAAAGATCTATCACGGCGCCTCCGGCATGGCAGGTGACATTTCACACGTGCGCTCCCATCGCAGTACTGACCGGCCGTGTGGATGCGGAAATATCGGGTGCCTCGAAACGATCGCCTCTGGAGTCGCCCTCGTGGAGCGTGCACGCGCCAACGGGATGTCGATCACCTCGCTACCCGAACTTGTCGCGCGTGCGCACGAGGGTGATTCAGCGGCGACCACTTTGATACGCGATGCCGGTCGCGCGCTCGGTGAAGTTCTGTGCAGCGTGGTCGGTTTTGCCAATCCTAATGCACTGTTTATCGGCGGCAGGCTTTCCACGCTGGAGATCTTCATCGCCTCCATACGCAGTGAGCTGTACGGCGGATGCCACCCCCTCGTCACTCGCAACTTGCTGATATCGCAGGCAACTCTGGGCGCTGACGCCGGTATCTACGGCGGCTTTGAGCTGATTCGAGATACCGTCTTTCATCTTCCTGCTCTCATTCATTAA
- a CDS encoding ABC transporter substrate-binding protein, with translation MQSLQKKAAAALLATGMTCSLVACSGGGDNASASGNGSGGSITWDMWGGSDDDLDWISQTADIVRKQNPDIELKTQTASWGDYFTKLTSNMSSGNLACITSMNGQKLSGFYQALSPLTDEDLEKAGIKKEDFTDGALDIMTFNDNLYGIPYDVSAMMVFYNKDMFAETGAKEPTLDWTFDDFNEAAKKTTTDQHKGFGIGMGEFQWMALPIALSGTQPVTADGNIDLTNPDFVKAAEWYADLVLTEKVADPVPSASEAGWGEEQYQNGNVAMAVDGTWNAYGYFNNEAGFKAGATRLPQGDNGSLGLILGSGFGISANCDNRDAALKVLGSLVSKEAQDLLSSSGRSYPSRIESQAQYFDSFDEAVREEVKAAFDAAFKDQQGQNSTPVWSQVNNYIQPNLVSVYTGQTPMSQMLEQAQAQFGNK, from the coding sequence ATGCAATCTCTACAGAAAAAAGCAGCAGCGGCGCTACTTGCTACAGGTATGACATGTTCCCTCGTTGCATGTTCTGGGGGCGGTGACAACGCATCGGCATCTGGGAATGGATCAGGCGGATCGATCACATGGGATATGTGGGGCGGCTCCGACGATGATCTGGACTGGATTAGCCAAACTGCCGACATCGTCCGCAAACAGAATCCGGATATTGAGCTGAAAACACAGACCGCCTCATGGGGCGACTACTTCACCAAGCTCACCTCGAACATGTCGTCAGGAAACCTGGCGTGCATCACCTCAATGAACGGGCAGAAGCTGTCGGGCTTCTATCAGGCACTGTCACCTCTGACCGATGAGGACCTCGAAAAAGCGGGGATCAAGAAAGAGGACTTCACCGACGGAGCCCTCGACATCATGACCTTCAACGACAACCTGTACGGCATTCCCTACGACGTGTCAGCGATGATGGTCTTCTACAACAAGGACATGTTCGCTGAAACCGGTGCGAAGGAACCGACCCTGGACTGGACCTTCGACGACTTCAATGAAGCTGCGAAGAAGACCACGACCGACCAGCACAAGGGCTTCGGTATCGGCATGGGTGAATTCCAATGGATGGCACTGCCGATCGCACTGTCCGGCACCCAGCCTGTGACCGCTGATGGCAACATCGACCTGACGAACCCTGACTTCGTCAAGGCCGCTGAATGGTATGCCGACCTTGTTCTGACGGAAAAGGTTGCCGATCCGGTCCCGTCAGCATCTGAAGCTGGCTGGGGCGAAGAACAGTACCAGAACGGCAACGTTGCAATGGCTGTGGACGGCACCTGGAACGCCTACGGCTACTTCAACAACGAAGCAGGCTTCAAGGCCGGCGCAACACGTCTTCCTCAGGGAGACAACGGATCTCTGGGCCTTATCCTTGGCTCCGGTTTCGGTATCTCGGCCAACTGTGACAACCGTGACGCCGCACTGAAGGTACTGGGCTCACTGGTGTCGAAGGAAGCACAGGACCTCCTGAGCTCCTCGGGCCGTTCTTACCCCTCACGTATCGAATCTCAGGCGCAGTACTTCGATTCCTTCGATGAAGCTGTCCGGGAAGAAGTGAAGGCCGCATTCGACGCTGCATTCAAGGATCAGCAGGGTCAGAACTCCACCCCTGTGTGGTCGCAGGTTAACAACTACATTCAGCCCAACCTCGTGTCGGTCTACACTGGCCAGACGCCAATGTCTCAGATGCTTGAGCAAGCTCAGGCACAATTTGGCAATAAGTGA
- a CDS encoding carbohydrate ABC transporter permease, which produces MTAQPAVTNRRSSLRKIESRQALGFVSPALAGLCLFTVVPVVLSVVMSLFNWPAFGERTFIGLENYRNLLSGQNPDFYPALRNSIIFTVTYVPVNIVVALTLSLLLGPRIKGRNAFRVLFFIPVVTPMVANVLVWKMLLQPQGLFNGIAVSVFGFQLPNFLADPVWAMVMIVVMSVWQGVGYNMLIFSAALEQLPEPVIEAARLDGAKGAQMLFRVILPMMSPSIFFAAVMTIITSLQVFVQPQMLTGGGPGNATLPLVMFIYNQGFKFQQLGVAAAGAWILFILVILVTAFQFKAQKRWVHYEY; this is translated from the coding sequence ATGACCGCACAACCTGCCGTCACGAATCGGCGGAGTTCACTGCGGAAGATTGAGTCCCGTCAAGCGCTGGGCTTTGTCAGCCCAGCGCTTGCGGGCCTCTGCCTCTTCACAGTCGTTCCCGTCGTCCTGTCGGTCGTGATGAGTCTGTTCAACTGGCCAGCCTTTGGCGAACGAACCTTCATTGGCCTTGAGAATTATCGCAACCTGCTGTCAGGTCAAAATCCTGACTTCTATCCTGCTCTGCGAAATTCCATCATCTTCACGGTCACCTACGTACCTGTCAACATCGTTGTCGCACTGACGCTGTCACTGCTGCTCGGCCCGAGAATCAAGGGACGCAACGCTTTCCGCGTTCTCTTCTTCATTCCAGTAGTGACGCCGATGGTTGCCAACGTCCTGGTCTGGAAGATGCTGCTCCAGCCTCAGGGTCTCTTCAACGGCATAGCGGTATCAGTATTCGGTTTCCAACTGCCGAACTTCCTTGCTGATCCCGTATGGGCAATGGTCATGATCGTTGTCATGTCGGTATGGCAGGGCGTGGGCTACAACATGCTGATCTTCTCAGCAGCACTCGAGCAGCTTCCCGAACCCGTTATCGAGGCAGCACGCCTCGACGGAGCCAAGGGAGCGCAGATGCTCTTCCGCGTCATCCTTCCCATGATGTCGCCGTCAATTTTCTTCGCTGCAGTCATGACGATCATCACCTCACTTCAGGTCTTCGTCCAGCCGCAAATGCTCACCGGTGGTGGGCCTGGAAATGCAACATTGCCGCTGGTCATGTTCATCTACAACCAGGGCTTCAAGTTCCAGCAGCTCGGTGTTGCAGCTGCCGGCGCATGGATCCTGTTCATCCTGGTCATCCTGGTCACAGCTTTCCAGTTCAAGGCTCAAAAGAGGTGGGTCCACTATGAGTACTGA
- a CDS encoding carbohydrate ABC transporter permease — translation MSTDVATTTAPQKGTQKKQVANRHSQPGLLGGEPSRVKDIVANATVWLAAILFASPLIYAFFSSLKSKDEIFSMPPTLVGEKLRWSNYLEVFTYGPFLTYIKNSFIVSIAGTLLVLFVSATAGYAFSRLRWRGRELVFVLFLGTMMVPQEVLVVPMFTVMKWFGWVDTYQALIFPFAFGAFGTFLMRQFMRGIPFELEEAARVDGAGPIRTFVQIILPLTKSAIAVLAVFTFMSFWNSYLWPLIVTVDYSRLGTLPIGLASFSSQTGTRWDLQIAAAIISMIPTTVLVMILQKHLIKGIAMSGMGGR, via the coding sequence ATGAGTACTGATGTCGCAACAACCACGGCACCCCAGAAGGGGACACAGAAAAAGCAGGTTGCCAACAGGCACAGTCAGCCCGGACTTCTGGGCGGTGAACCCTCGCGCGTCAAGGACATCGTGGCGAATGCGACCGTATGGCTCGCAGCCATCCTCTTTGCGTCCCCACTGATCTACGCATTCTTCTCATCACTGAAGTCGAAGGACGAGATTTTCTCGATGCCCCCGACTTTGGTTGGTGAGAAGCTGCGGTGGAGCAATTACCTCGAAGTTTTCACCTACGGCCCGTTCCTGACCTACATTAAGAACTCCTTCATCGTCTCAATCGCAGGAACGCTGCTGGTGCTGTTCGTATCCGCGACAGCCGGTTACGCATTCAGTCGACTGCGCTGGCGCGGGCGAGAACTCGTCTTCGTCCTGTTCCTTGGAACCATGATGGTTCCGCAGGAAGTTCTGGTCGTTCCGATGTTCACCGTGATGAAATGGTTTGGCTGGGTTGACACCTATCAGGCATTGATCTTCCCATTCGCATTCGGCGCATTTGGCACATTCCTGATGCGTCAGTTCATGCGCGGTATCCCATTCGAACTGGAAGAAGCGGCACGTGTTGATGGTGCCGGTCCGATCCGCACGTTCGTTCAGATCATTCTTCCTTTGACCAAGTCGGCAATCGCCGTGCTGGCGGTCTTCACATTTATGTCTTTCTGGAACTCATACCTGTGGCCGCTGATTGTGACCGTCGACTACTCGCGCTTGGGAACTTTGCCAATTGGTCTTGCCTCGTTCTCAAGCCAGACCGGGACGCGATGGGATCTGCAGATTGCTGCAGCGATTATTTCAATGATCCCGACAACAGTCCTGGTCATGATTCTTCAGAAACACCTGATTAAAGGTATCGCCATGTCCGGCATGGGTGGTCGCTAA
- a CDS encoding M81 family metallopeptidase — MTLPRIAICGLHIESSTFTPYVSTEKDFQVSRGDELLARYTWMDEDWARQVEWIPILHARALPGGQVLRSDYEAWRQEIVDGLTAVAPVDAVFFDIHGAMTAQGYDDTEGDLITAVRAVVGDKPLISTSMDLHGNVSRALFAGCDLLTCYRMAPHEDAFESRKRAAVNLVERLVSGKGRPAKALVHVPVLLPGEKTSTRIEPAKSLYAMVPEVEKRPGILDAAIWVGFAWADQPRCQGAVVVTGDDAEDVKAQALRLAQHFWDVRDQFEFVAPVGTMSECLEHALDAPRPFFISDSGDNPGAGGADDCTAALSELLEWAPVKDEALNVLYASLVDPNAVKVADQAGEGAQVDVELGAHIDTREPGPQKVHATVLRVIDDPEGGRTCALKINSLTVIVTSQRMQYHSRVQYERLGLSIDDPDVVVVKIGYLEPDLYKAQADWMMALTPGGVDQDLIRLGHRRIDRPMFPFDEDVTDARLDVEVFIS; from the coding sequence ATGACTCTTCCGCGAATAGCAATTTGTGGGCTCCACATCGAGTCCTCGACTTTTACCCCATACGTTTCAACTGAAAAGGATTTCCAGGTCAGCCGCGGTGACGAGCTGCTCGCACGTTACACGTGGATGGACGAGGACTGGGCGCGCCAGGTCGAATGGATCCCGATCCTTCACGCCCGCGCACTGCCGGGCGGCCAGGTGCTGCGTTCAGACTACGAAGCCTGGCGGCAGGAAATAGTCGACGGCTTAACCGCCGTTGCACCTGTCGACGCAGTCTTCTTCGACATCCACGGCGCCATGACCGCTCAGGGATACGACGATACCGAGGGTGACCTGATCACAGCCGTCCGTGCAGTTGTCGGAGATAAACCCCTGATCTCGACCTCCATGGATCTGCACGGAAACGTGTCCCGAGCCCTGTTCGCAGGATGCGATCTGCTCACCTGCTACAGGATGGCACCCCATGAGGATGCGTTCGAATCGCGCAAGCGAGCAGCGGTGAACCTAGTGGAACGACTGGTCAGTGGCAAAGGCAGGCCGGCTAAGGCACTGGTTCACGTGCCGGTGCTGCTGCCTGGTGAGAAGACATCGACACGTATTGAACCAGCCAAGTCGCTGTATGCCATGGTTCCGGAGGTTGAAAAGCGTCCCGGTATTCTTGACGCGGCAATCTGGGTCGGATTCGCATGGGCGGATCAGCCACGCTGCCAGGGGGCCGTTGTGGTCACAGGCGATGACGCTGAGGACGTGAAAGCTCAGGCTCTGCGTCTGGCTCAGCATTTCTGGGATGTACGCGATCAGTTCGAATTCGTTGCACCCGTGGGGACCATGAGCGAGTGCCTTGAGCACGCCCTCGACGCTCCGCGTCCGTTCTTCATTTCGGATTCCGGAGACAACCCCGGTGCTGGCGGTGCTGATGACTGCACTGCGGCGCTGTCGGAGCTCCTGGAGTGGGCACCGGTAAAGGATGAGGCGCTCAACGTTCTGTATGCATCGCTGGTTGATCCGAATGCCGTGAAGGTGGCGGATCAGGCCGGTGAAGGGGCACAGGTCGATGTTGAGCTGGGCGCGCACATCGATACGCGTGAACCCGGACCGCAAAAGGTCCACGCGACAGTGCTCCGAGTAATCGATGATCCTGAGGGTGGTCGCACCTGTGCGTTGAAGATCAATAGCCTGACTGTCATTGTGACCTCTCAGCGCATGCAATACCATTCCCGCGTGCAATATGAGCGACTGGGGCTGTCGATCGATGATCCCGATGTCGTGGTAGTCAAGATCGGCTACCTGGAACCGGATCTGTACAAGGCACAGGCCGACTGGATGATGGCACTGACTCCAGGCGGAGTTGATCAGGATCTGATTCGTCTGGGACATCGCCGCATTGACCGACCGATGTTCCCATTCGATGAGGATGTGACCGACGCCAGACTGGACGTAGAGGTGTTTATCTCTTGA
- a CDS encoding ROK family protein has translation MVAGVDVGGTSIKSFLVDSAGHVTDAVHLDTRPGNVVEQACHVARTIVDKWPEVAGIGVITPGVVDEEAGVIKYASNLELKNVNLAQRMQEACLRPVRLGHDGRAAGLAEGLLGAGQGAPTFIMVPIGTGISAAICHGNRPWAGDAFSAGEVGHTPVIPNGETCTCGQRGCTEVYASAKAIARRFTQKTGKEATARTVEDLLGIDPIADEVWDTATYALALCFAHLTFALDPTRFVVGGGLSNAGETLLEPVRRHLRDLMAWRTPPEIVTARLGAEAGKWGAAILGAQAANRQMWNDWKINDGYRAMC, from the coding sequence GTGGTTGCGGGGGTTGATGTTGGCGGTACGTCCATCAAGTCATTCCTGGTGGACTCAGCTGGACACGTCACCGATGCTGTACACCTGGACACGCGTCCGGGCAACGTGGTCGAACAAGCGTGCCACGTCGCCCGGACCATCGTGGACAAGTGGCCAGAGGTCGCCGGAATCGGTGTCATCACACCTGGTGTGGTGGACGAAGAGGCCGGCGTTATCAAGTATGCGTCTAACCTCGAACTGAAGAACGTGAACCTTGCCCAGCGCATGCAGGAAGCATGCTTACGGCCGGTGCGCCTCGGACATGACGGGCGGGCAGCAGGATTGGCTGAAGGTCTCCTGGGCGCTGGCCAGGGCGCACCCACCTTCATCATGGTTCCCATCGGCACCGGCATTTCGGCAGCCATTTGCCACGGTAACCGACCGTGGGCAGGTGATGCCTTCAGCGCCGGAGAAGTTGGCCACACGCCGGTCATTCCGAATGGTGAAACATGCACGTGCGGACAGCGAGGCTGCACGGAGGTGTACGCATCAGCAAAAGCCATCGCGCGACGCTTCACGCAGAAGACCGGCAAAGAGGCAACAGCTCGCACGGTAGAGGATCTGCTGGGAATCGACCCCATTGCAGATGAGGTATGGGATACCGCCACTTACGCGCTGGCCCTGTGTTTCGCGCACCTCACCTTCGCCCTCGACCCCACCCGCTTCGTTGTCGGCGGGGGCCTGTCCAACGCCGGTGAGACGTTGCTGGAACCGGTGCGCCGTCACCTGCGTGACCTGATGGCGTGGCGAACACCTCCCGAAATTGTGACCGCCCGCCTGGGCGCAGAGGCAGGGAAGTGGGGAGCCGCGATCCTGGGTGCCCAGGCTGCGAACCGGCAGATGTGGAACGACTGGAAGATCAATGACGGTTATCGAGCTATGTGTTGA
- a CDS encoding copper homeostasis protein CutC, protein MTVIELCVEDTEGVQIASQMGIDRVELCDDLSCGGLTPSDRVVDSALSVAPSGGMQVLIRPRPGTFVMPSGEERDIAEAMRRLRERTDHTDIPVGFVVGGLTSDHEIDQDVLSLWRDAAGERPLTFHRAFDTVQNMDRSLDQLIRAGFDRVLTTGGDASVVNMENIRHLTDRAAGEMIILVSGGLRSHNVASVIHRTGATEVHMRAPAQQPGRTDPDEAQRIVAVVRGQNL, encoded by the coding sequence ATGACGGTTATCGAGCTATGTGTTGAAGACACTGAGGGAGTGCAGATTGCCTCACAGATGGGCATCGACAGAGTCGAGCTGTGCGATGACCTGAGCTGCGGAGGCCTGACTCCTTCTGATCGAGTGGTGGACAGCGCGCTCAGCGTCGCACCGTCAGGCGGGATGCAGGTGCTGATCCGCCCCCGTCCCGGCACATTCGTGATGCCCTCCGGTGAGGAACGCGACATTGCCGAGGCGATGCGACGCCTGCGTGAACGCACCGACCACACCGACATACCGGTGGGTTTCGTCGTCGGTGGACTGACCAGTGACCACGAGATCGATCAGGACGTGCTGTCACTGTGGCGCGACGCGGCCGGGGAGAGACCACTGACTTTCCACCGTGCCTTCGACACCGTGCAGAATATGGACCGAAGCCTCGACCAGCTTATTCGTGCGGGATTCGATCGAGTGCTCACCACCGGCGGTGATGCGTCTGTGGTCAACATGGAGAATATTCGCCACCTGACAGACCGCGCAGCTGGAGAGATGATCATCCTCGTGTCGGGCGGTTTGCGCTCGCACAATGTCGCCTCCGTGATCCACCGCACCGGAGCGACCGAAGTGCATATGCGTGCTCCGGCACAGCAGCCAGGACGCACCGATCCTGACGAGGCGCAGCGAATCGTCGCTGTGGTTCGCGGGCAGAATTTGTAA
- a CDS encoding DUF6199 family natural product biosynthesis protein, translating into MLWFFVVLFGALGLLMVIRPQIIWKLLVRGTQASEQPAPSRALISQRIAGVGLILVAVYLGSTLVG; encoded by the coding sequence ATGTTGTGGTTTTTCGTCGTCCTTTTTGGCGCCCTTGGCCTCCTGATGGTCATCCGCCCGCAGATCATCTGGAAGCTTCTGGTACGCGGCACGCAAGCATCGGAACAGCCCGCCCCCTCGCGAGCACTGATCTCTCAGCGCATCGCCGGGGTCGGGCTGATTCTCGTGGCCGTTTACCTGGGCAGCACCCTGGTCGGGTGA
- a CDS encoding alpha-glucosidase produces the protein MTHTADQPQWWKSSTVYQIYPRSFQDSNGDGIGDIPGITSRVPYLKKLGVDIVWLSPLYRSPMADMGYDIADYQDVDPMFGTLDDLDELITQLHAHDMRLIMDLVVNHTSNRHPWFQEALDPASDKRDWYIWRDPRPGATPHEVPAGQRRGDEPNDWTAAFNGSSWTWHEASQQYYLHLFAPEQPDLNWDNPQLRQAIFEMMRWWLDRSIDGFRMDVINLISKPEGFDQPGEGSITSAAFGPHFHEYIQQMHREVFDRYPDRVFFTVGETPGATPHDAILTSDPARRELDMIFQFEHMGLDSADGDKYHIRDLHLPDMKRNLARWSQELAGKGWNSLYLSNHDQPRPLSRYGDEENHRYHSATAWGAMLHAHPGTPFVFEGEEIGMSNYPWSGIDQFKDVETIGQWRQSVTLDGQDPQAVWPAIVKMSRDNARTPMQWDATENAGFTTGEPWLPVNPNYETVNAQAQVDQAGSTFEFYRAMIALRKEYPILVEGDFELVEPDDPSMWWVRRTLGGQVLDAVANMSSHSIACAVPDGDVILSNRRHDNGDDWEYAALAPWEVRWVIHPA, from the coding sequence GTGACACATACTGCTGATCAGCCCCAATGGTGGAAGTCCTCGACTGTTTACCAGATCTATCCTCGGTCTTTTCAAGACTCCAACGGTGACGGCATCGGTGACATTCCCGGCATTACCTCGCGAGTGCCGTATCTGAAGAAACTCGGTGTTGACATCGTGTGGCTGTCTCCCCTGTACCGCTCCCCTATGGCCGACATGGGATACGATATTGCGGATTATCAGGATGTTGATCCGATGTTCGGTACCCTCGATGATCTTGATGAGCTGATCACGCAGCTGCACGCACACGACATGCGCCTGATCATGGATCTTGTAGTTAATCACACCTCTAACCGGCACCCCTGGTTCCAGGAGGCGCTCGACCCCGCATCAGACAAGCGCGACTGGTACATCTGGCGCGACCCGCGCCCGGGAGCAACCCCCCACGAGGTGCCGGCAGGGCAGCGCCGCGGTGATGAGCCTAACGACTGGACTGCGGCGTTTAACGGCTCGTCATGGACGTGGCACGAAGCCTCCCAGCAATACTACCTGCACCTGTTTGCGCCTGAGCAGCCGGATTTGAACTGGGACAACCCTCAGCTGCGCCAGGCGATCTTCGAGATGATGCGCTGGTGGCTTGACCGAAGCATTGACGGCTTCCGCATGGACGTCATCAACCTGATTTCCAAGCCTGAAGGATTCGACCAGCCTGGCGAAGGCTCTATCACATCGGCCGCATTCGGCCCGCACTTCCACGAGTACATCCAGCAAATGCACCGCGAGGTGTTCGACCGCTATCCCGACCGCGTGTTCTTCACCGTCGGTGAGACACCGGGTGCCACACCCCATGATGCGATTTTGACCTCTGATCCGGCGCGCCGCGAGTTGGATATGATCTTCCAGTTCGAGCACATGGGGCTGGACAGTGCTGACGGGGACAAGTACCACATTCGCGATCTGCATTTGCCTGACATGAAGCGCAACCTTGCGCGCTGGTCGCAGGAACTGGCTGGAAAGGGCTGGAACTCCCTGTACCTGTCGAACCACGATCAGCCGCGTCCCCTGTCGCGCTATGGCGATGAGGAGAATCACCGCTACCATTCAGCCACCGCATGGGGCGCGATGCTGCACGCTCACCCGGGCACACCGTTCGTGTTCGAAGGCGAAGAGATCGGCATGTCGAACTACCCGTGGTCCGGTATCGACCAGTTCAAGGATGTGGAAACGATTGGTCAGTGGCGCCAGTCAGTCACCCTCGACGGCCAGGATCCTCAGGCAGTGTGGCCGGCGATCGTGAAGATGAGCCGCGACAATGCCCGCACCCCGATGCAGTGGGATGCGACCGAGAACGCCGGATTCACGACCGGTGAACCGTGGCTGCCGGTGAACCCGAATTATGAGACGGTCAACGCGCAGGCACAGGTTGACCAGGCAGGCTCCACGTTCGAGTTCTACCGCGCGATGATCGCGCTGCGCAAGGAGTATCCGATTCTGGTCGAGGGTGACTTCGAGCTGGTCGAGCCAGATGATCCATCAATGTGGTGGGTGCGGCGCACGTTGGGCGGCCAGGTGCTCGATGCGGTGGCGAATATGTCCTCGCATTCCATTGCCTGCGCTGTCCCCGACGGCGACGTGATCTTGTCGAACCGTCGTCACGACAACGGGGATGACTGGGAGTACGCGGCTCTGGCCCCGTGGGAAGTCCGGTGGGTGATCCACCCAGCTTAA